TTTAGAACCTTTTTCCAGAGCCACACCTTGAGAGGGCCAACGATTCCCATAGAGAAACGCGTTTTGATATCCCGCGGCTCTCAAAAGGAAAACCATTCTCGAAGCGAACATTCCCATCCCTTCGTCAAAGACGATGACACGGGTCGCTCCTTCTTTCTGTATGAGTTTCAAAATTTCTTCTATGGGACCGGTCATCTTCTTTTGCGATTCCGGATCCGACGCAAACGCCTTCTTAATAAAAGGAAAGCTATACGCACCTCTCAGAGTAGATTCTTGATAACCCGCCGACGAGCGACAATCGATCAAAAAGTCTTTATCGTTGAGATCTGTTTTAATAAAATTCCAGCTGGACAAGCTAACCTACCCTATCTATCGAAATGAGTCTTATTCTTTGGATTTAACCATTATTTTTAGCCTGAGATTTCCGATGTACTTTTTTTTAAAAAAGATCAGAATTTTGGGACATAAGAGTAAAATAAAAATCGACCTCGTCTTTGCTTCCTTGGAAACAACAAAGGGGAAGAATCTAAGAATTCTTTTCTAAAAAAAGAATCGGAAAGCGATTCGACGTTCTCTTTGTCCAAGAGGATTTAACATCCGGGGGTGCAAAGACCGATATTCTTAACAATGATAAGAGAATTCAGGAAAGACTGTACTCAGAGATCGTTTTTTTCGAAAATGTTTCGGAAGAAATGCGTCCTCCTCGTCTGGATTCTCTTCTTTCTCGTTCTGAGCTCGGGAAGAATTCCCGCCGAGCCGGATCCGACACGATCCGCACAGGAGGAATTCAAACTCTTTCTCAAAGAATTTCAGAAAAGCCCTTCGGAGTTTTTAGCTATATCTTTTCGAAGAAAACACAATTCAGTTCCCGTAAGTCCTTGTGTCTTTGAAGAATCCAGTCGTTTTGAAAAAGTCATCTATCTTACTTACAGTTGCAAAGAAGAAAAATTTCCGGGTTTTATCTATCTCGGTTCCCAGTGGACTTCTTGGAAAAACAATCCCGAAAGAATTTCTCTGGGTGAAGTTTTAAAAATCGGTAAGAAGGTCTATCTCGAAGTAAAACCTTCCTATGACCTGGGAGTGGAAGAACATTCTTCTTGGGATCCGAAAAAGAAACCCAACAAAGAAACTCATTCTGAAAAAAGCCGTCCTCCAAAAGACTATAAGGACAACTTCGGGCTTCAGTATTTTCTAAGCATCGCCAAACATCCGGCGAAACGAAGCCTGGATTCCGGCAAAGAAATCTTCTTTGATTCTTCCTGTCCTCTGATCTTTTTAAAAAAGGATTCCGACTTTTACTGGGATAAGGCGACGTATTATTCGTTTCAGGCGAGTTGTATTCCTTCTTCTCCGTATTCTTACATTCGTATCAAATCGGATTTTTTAGGAAAGATTCGTTTGGACGACAAGGATACGGATCAGATTCAGGAAGGCGCGAAATATCTCGGAAAATTGAAAATACATTCCATCGAACCGGACAAAATCGTCTGGCAAGAAGCGGAAATCTACAATGAATAAAATTACATTTCAGAATATTCTACTTTTATTAAGTATCCTTTCGGGTTCCTCCGTCTCGGCTCAAAACGGAAACTCCGCGGATCTCAAGGCTCTCCTCGACAGCGTCGTGATCATACGTAGCGACACTTTTTCCGAAAAGGAAGAACCGTCCGGTTATTCCGAAAAGTCCATCAATCGAGACGCTGGAACCGGTATGGTAATCGCGGGGAATCGGATTCTTACAAACGCTCACGTGGTTTCCAACTCGAGCTATCTCAAGATAAAACATTTTAATTCCAGCAAGTTTTACAAGGCCAGCGTTCAATATCTCGGCTTCGACTGCGACCTCGCGATCTTAAAAGTCGAGGAGGAAGAATTTTTTAACGGAATCGAACCCTTGGAAATCGCAGATTCCTCCCCCGCTCTCGGTAGTAATCTTCTGATCCTCGGTTATCCCGGAGGCGACGATAATATTACATTAGAAAACGGGAATGTTTCCAGAATCGAAAGGGTGCGTTATTCTTTTACAGGTTTGGATTATAGAAAGGCGATTCGAGTAAACGCAAACATAGTTCCCGGTTATTCCGGAGGGCCCGCGATCCAAAACGGGAAAGTTTCCGGTGTGACGTTTCAAATCAGTCAGTCTCAAGGGAACGTTGCGTATTTGATTCCTCCGGAAATCATAAATCATTTTTTAAAAGACGTGGAAGACGAGACCTATCACGGATTTCCTTTTCCGGGTTTTAGTTTTCAAAACGGTTATTCCTCTTCTCTAAAAAACTATCTCAAGATTCCGGAGGGTTTGAACGGAATTCTCATCAATACAGTGTATCCGGATTCTTCTTTTTCGGATCTTTTAAAACCGGAAGACTTCGTCTATAAAATCGACGAAGCGTATCTAAACGACGAAGGCGGAGTTTTGGATCCGAGCGGAATTTTTATCGGAGAGATGATCGAGAACAAGTTTATCGGAGATCCGGTAAAAGTATTCTTTTATCGAAACGGAAAAAACTATAAAGTGGAAGGCACTCTCAAACAAGTCCCTTCTCTGAATCTTTACAGACAACAAGGAAGTGTTACAAGTTTTCTTTCCGCCGGTTTTTTGTTTCAACCCGTGAACCGCGCCTTGGCGGGTGGAGATTCGAGACGTCTGGAGAGTTCTCTTCGTTATCACTACAGTTATTATATCCAAGACGAGCTCTATCGATTTACGGATCGGGATATCATTCTTTCCGGGGTTTATCCGGATCCGCTGAACTCGAAATACGCGGGTTATCGTTATAAAATTTTAGAGTCGATCAACGATCGAACTCCTTCGAGTTTGGAAGATTTTAAATCTCTCTGGAAAAAATTCTACGGAGGAACGATCAGTCTGAAGTTTCGAGGGATCAACCTTCCCATCGTTCTCGATCAGGAAACCGTGGATAAGATCAATGTTCGCATTAAAAAACGCTTCGACGCGGAGGCGGACGAATGATGGTATCGAAGTCTTTATTCTTATTTTTACGCGGAGGAATTTTACTCCTACTTTTTTTATCCCCATTCTTCGGAGGACCGTTACGCTCCGAAACGATCCTAGTTCACTTCCGTAAGTTTTCACACCAGAATCCGTGGCAGAAGGGAACTCACTATGAGAAAAAAGTTCCTGCGATCATAGCAAATTCGGATTTTATTCTCGCGCTACTTCCTCCGGGAGAACTTCCTCTTTTTTCGGAGATGAATCCGGAGACGGCTCCGGGAACTCGTTTGTATATTTTCAAACACGATCCTGAAACCGGACTCGCCCTTTTTTCTCACAGAGGAAAGTTTTCAGGAAAACGGAGGGTTCATCCTAATTTTGCCGGCGCGCACCAAGCCGGCTGTTCTCATTTTTTTCCAAAGTTAGAATGGGCCAATCCTGACTTTTCCAATTCGATCCTTCGTATGAGCAAACACCAAAGGGAAGAATCGAGTGAAAGAAAGTTCTTATATTCAAAAAATATAATCTGTGGATATTCCGACGGTAGATGGAACGTGCCCGCGGAATATCTTAGTTATTTTCTCCACAGCCCTTCGAGTAATCCGATCACTCATCCGGGTTTTTATTTCGACGACGCTCTTACGGTTCCGGAAAAGAATTTCTATTTTCCGGATTCTTCTTACGGGATCGTCGTTTCGGAAGTGCTTCCAGGAATCGGGCCGGTTCATAATTTATTTCCGGGCGACGCGATCTATAGCATCAACGGTCAGGGATTTTCCTCACCTCCGAGTCGTCAGGAAATCTATTCGAGAATTCTTTCCCACAATCATCACCATTCTCCTCCCGGAACTCAAGTCACCTTAGGAGTTTTTCGCGCGGGAAAAAGAAGAGAAATCTCCTACGGTTTAAAACCGTATTCCGAAGAATTCTTTTTTATTCCTTCCAAGTCGGGGACCAAACCTCCTTCGTATCTTATTTCCGGCGGTCTATTTTTCACCGAACTTACCGGTGCGTATTTGAAAGAATCCGGTGATAAATACAGAGAAAACTCGGATAAAAAACTTCTTTATCTCTACGAATCCTACAATAAAAAATCGCATCCCGAAAAGAACCGTCTCGTCTTTATCAGCAGAGTGTTTCCGGACGCGGAAAATCAGGGATTTCACGATTTTCAAGATCAGATCTTAGAGTCCGTAAACGACAAACGTGTGCGTTCTCTTACGGATTTAAAGGAAATCTTAAATGAGAGTAAAGACGAATATGTTGTCTTCCGTTTTTCGGGAAATCGGATCGCGACGTTCCAAAAAGAACAATTGCGAACCCTAAATCAGAAAATTATTTCAAACTATAATCTGGACAAACTCAATAATTTGGACTGATAATCTCTTGACGGATCTATTCCGAAAATGTAATTTTTGATTCCGGAATAATCCCATGCGAATCCTATTCTTAGATGATGAAGAAGTAATCCGAGATCTATTTCGAGAAATATTCGGTTCCTTGCATGATCTGACTTTGGCGGGAACCGCCGAAGAAGCCCTCGAAATCTGCAAAAATCACGCTTTTGATCTGATTGTTACCGACGTACGCCTTCCTAAGATGAGCGGAATCGACTTCATTTCCAGACTGAGAGACATGGGAGTGGACACTCCTTTTATCGTTATCACAGGAAACCAAGACATCGACGTTTCCATTCGCGCGCTTCGTCTCGGAGCCGTTGACTTTTTTATCAAACCGTTTCGAATGGACGCGATCCGTCATTCTCTTCAGAAGTTTGAAAATCTTTTTATCTCCAGCCAGGAGTTGATCAGTAAGAATCACTTTCAGCTTACGGAATCCAGACAACAATTTGCAATCAAACCCAGTCTCAAAAATCTGAATCAATACGTGAATCTCGTAATGCGTTCCATTTCCTTGATCCCCGGAATTCATACGGACGATATTTTAGGGATCAAACTCGCGTTGTATGAACTCCTCGGCAACTCGATCGAACACGGGTCCGCGGGAATCAACTACGAGAAAAAATCCAAACTCCTCTCGTCCGATATAAACTACTTCGATCACGTGGATAAGATCTGCGACGCCCTAAACGAAGTCGTGCAGTTGGAAATCAGTTTTGAAAATCAGAAAATTTACGTTTCTCTCAAGGACCACGGCGCCGGCTTTGATCCTTCTAAGGTTCCGGATCCTGTCACCGATCCGAACGCGAGTCACCTTTCCGGAAGAGGAATTTTTTTGGTAAGAATGAACGTGGACGAATTGATCTATAACGAAATCGGAAACGAAGTTCGTTTTAGCAAAACCTTAAAAAAAGCGATCGAAGCCAAATCAAAAGTAAACACCGGCTGAAAGATAGATCCGAGAATATTCCTTTTTGTCGGCTTTTTTTGCCCATTCGTCGAATAAAATCTTTTCCTGTCTTTGAGGATCCACAACCGCATAAGATAAGCTTATTAGAATATAAGAATGTTCTGATTGAAATCCGGCGGTCCCAATGCCTTCCCATCCCCTTCCCAAAGGAGAAGAGGAAGTGAGGATCATCGCCTGAGCGGTCCATCGTTTTTCCCAGGTTTTACGGGCGCCCGCTTGAAAGAGTTGAATCCCTTTGTTTTCGTAGTTCGGTCGGGAAGTAGTTCCGTCCTCGTGGAACACGGTTCCTTCTTGGAGCAAAAGACTCTCCATCAAAAGAAAGGAAGTTTTCCCTCCGTATCCTCTCGGGTCGGTTCGAATTCCGGAATATCCGTTCGAGTCAGAATCCGTTCTCAGATTTGGATCCTTCGAGGTATAAAGGCCTCCAAGGAAATACGTCGCTTCCGGTCTTTCCCAGTTTAGCTTCGATCCGAGTAGAGTTCCAAAAGTCGACAGAGAAGTCCGGTAACTCTGAAACGCGTTGATTCCGTATTCTCGGGAACCGCTCACTGCAATTCCGTCCAGGTCCAGACTCAATCCGAAAACTTTCGCCGAGGAAAACTCAAATCCATAGTATTGATAACGACCGCCGGGACGAAACGGACTTTCTTTCAGAAACAAGTCCCCCTTGACGGAATCTTGTCTCGACTCTTGATACAAATAGTAGAATATTCTAAAATTCTCAAGTCCGTATTTTTCGCTGATGGAAAGGCTTCCTCCGGAGATCCTTCGCGCCGATTCGTCGGCATTTCTTTCGGAATACAAAATCGAATTCTGCATCTGGGCTCCGATCGCGGAAAAGGAAAGTCCCATCGGTTTCCACTGCGCTATAAATTCTCCGTAGTTTAAAAATCCTACGAAAAGAAATCCGTTTCGATCCAGTCTCTGATATCCCCTTCCCGCTTCCATTCCGAGTTTCCAGAAAGGAGTTTCCCATCCGCTCAGATACAAAAGTTCTCCGTCGGCGCCTCTCGTCGTCGTTTTTGTTCCGATGATGGATTCCTCGTATTGCAAAAAGGGCGAAATTAGAATCTGTTGATAGAATCGTTCTCCCTTTTGAGACCAACCAAACTCCGGACTTGCAATTCCCCTGGAGAAACTTCGATCGGCCTGTTCCTCTCTCTTTCCTCCGTTCTGAGTCAATCCCCTGTAGAGCAAGGTAGCGTTTACATAAAAAGAAGAAGAATCGGAAGTTTCTTTTTTGGGAAACGTAAATCTTCCCTTTCCTTTGAGATCTCTTTTTCCTTCCTCTAAGAGTAAAAGATCATCCAGCCGGTATTCCGGAAAGGATTCCGCAATCGCGGTTGCGATCGGTGAAACGATACAAAATAGAAAGATGAGTTTTTGTAAAAATCGTTTTCCGTTTTTTTTTCGCGGTAGGGATCGAGGCGGGATCAATAAATTGATTTTTAGATTCAGATTCTCTAAATTAGGAATTTTGAATTTATTGATCGGAGCTGAGAGCCCGGTCCGCGAAGCGGAACCGCCCCGAACCTGAACTTCTCTAAAGGTCCGTTTTTCATCTTCGGAAGAATGCAAGGAAGTATCCGGTCAATATGAGCCAGGATACGATCTGACCCAAAAAATAAGAAGAAGCCGCGCCCGTCGGTCCGTATTCCGGAATCAATAGATTGGCAAGAACAAGTCCGCAGACCAATCGTAATAACGCCAAAAACGCGAGCATCCTGGGTTGTCCAAGCGCGAATAACGCAATTCCCAAGGGGGAGAATACGAGCTGCAACATATAATTCGGATACAATATCTGGAAAACTCCGATCGAATCCGCATACTTTCCCCGAAACAATAGATTTAAGATCCATTCCGCGAGAAAAAATCCGGGCGATAATAAAACCGCCATTCCAACCGCGAGGAGCATCGACTTCCAGAGAAACTTTGGAAATTCTTCCGAATCTACGAGACGTGATAGTTTTGGATAGATGAGAGAATTGATCACCGAAAATAAGATCACGAATCCGCTGAACAGCTGTAAGGCGGTTCCATACACGGCCGCCGATTCCTGGGAATGATACCACTTTAAAAAGAAAATTTCCATCCGATCCGAGATCATCGCAAAGATGGACGCCAAAAAAGCGTATCCGTTAAACGAAGTCAGCGTGGACGTCATCTCTTTGACCTGATCTTTCGCTCCGCTCCAGTAGAGTTGATTTCTCGGAAACACAAAGAAGAACAATACCAATACAAAAAGCGGAGACGCGGTAAAGATCGCGAGTATGTCCAGATGTCCGAGCGCCCTTTGTGAGAGATGATCCGCCGCATACAAGACAAGGAGTCGAATTAGATTCGGAAGAGGATTCCAAAATGAAAGAGAGATATAATTTCCAAAACAGATAAAGATACTTTCAAAAAAGGAATTGAACGAGAGAACAAAACTTCCTAAGACCAAAAGTGCGACCACGATCGAACTTTCTCTCAAAAGTACAGCTCCGATCAGACTGATAAGCGCAAGCGCGCCCAAGGCCCCCAGCTTGATCCACATCGATGAGGACAAAAGAACTCCGATCTTTTGTTTGTCTCCGGTTACGGGCGCGAGAAATTTTACGAGAGCGGCGGGAAGTCCGAATTCTGCGATCGCGAGAAGCACGGGCAAAAAGCCGGCGTAGTATTGAAAGAGTCCGTTCTCGCTTTTTGTGAGTATGTTTACGGAGTAGACCATAAACACGAGATTGAGTAAGGAAGAGATCGCTTTAGAGATGCTCACAAACAGGGAAGATTTGAACATTCCGGATCTCCGGAATTGAACCAAGAGGTTCGAAACTTTTTTCAACTTCCCCGAAAGTTTTAACATTCTATTTTTTGAAATCTGTTTTCTCTCTCCAAAGCGACAGTAGATATACGGAGAAAAAACCGATGTAACTGCTAACGATCCCGTACCTAAGGTATCTTGCAACCGGATTTTCTGGTAAGAGTTTTTGCACGAGATAACCCGGTAAAAAGTAAAAGAGCAAAACTCCCACGATCAAGATTCCCGCTCTTTTTAAGCTTTCATCCAGAGTCTTCATCGGCTTCCAATCCAAGGAATGATATTTTGAAATGAGAATTCCGATCGCAAAACCGGCGAGCGCTCCACAAGCCGATATCACCTGCTCATAGGATTTTGCTTTTTCGATTCCGATCCTATCCGAATGCAAAAGAACCGAGGGAAGAGTTACTACGACGATGATCAAAGAAAAAGTTTTTGTGTTGGAAAGATTCTGTCCCGGAAAAGGATGCGAAGCTTCGATCTCGGGAACGTATCGAAACAAAAGTTGAATCGATAAAAGTCCGAGAAGTCCCAGCACAAATCCTCCCAATACGTCTCCCGGGAAATGAACTCCCGCATACATTCTGGAAAAAGGCATCAGAAGAATGATGATTCCCGCGAGCCATCGAAGCGGTCTCGATTTTGCATTTAGAAAAACGAGTCCCCATATTACGACCGAAGACTGCACATGACCCGATGGAAATCCGTATGCAAATTCCGTTAAACTTCCGGGACCGTTCCAAGCAAGCAACGGCCTCGGACTTTCAAAAAAAGCTTTCGCCAATCCATTCACGATGCCGGATGTTAAGAGTCCAACTCCGAGTCGTATCCCGAGTTTACGATCCCAAAAAATATAAACGCTGGAAAGAAGAATCATAAAGAAAAGATTCCCGCCCAGATGATGAAACAATAGACTCGTCCAACCCAAGACCGGATCCAGAGAGGTTCCACGCAACGTTTCTAAAAAGCCATTCCCAAACCAAAAGGAGTCTTGAAACCAACTCATATTTTCACCCTTTCTCCTAACTTACTTATTATAAAGAACAAGTCTCCGTAAAAAATCCAACTTGATGGATTCGATTCCATTCGGTACAATGAATTCTAAATCCTATAATTATTGAACACTTGTTCGAAAAGCAGACTTTGCATGGAAACCCAAACAGAATCCGACCTTCTTGAAAGCCTCTTTCTCATTCCCAGAGAATCCGTAAAACAATTCCTAAAAACATTGCTTCACCTCGTATATTCCGTGGAAGTTACGGGCCTTGAAAATATTCCGGAGACCGGCGGAGCCGTTCTCATTTCGAATCACACGGACAACCTGGATGTAATCGTACAAGGGACGTCGGTTTTAAGAAAAGTGATTTATCTTGGAAAATACGAATTGTTTCATCCCCAGGAAACCGTCCTCGAACTTCTAAACGATCCCAATTCTCCCTTGAACACTTTCCCTTTAAGTCTGATGAAACAAACCCTCGTGGTTGCACTCAACGCGCTCGGAGATATGCAGGGAAAACAACTGATGCACTGGGGAGGTCATCCGATCCTAAGAGCGCATAACGTGAAAGACGCGAAGTCCGCCGCGCTGTATTATGAAGAGTTGGAAAACTATATGGTGGAGCTCATCCAAAAAGGAGAACTCATTTCGGTCTATCCTCAGGGAACGAGAGTTGAAAACGTGGAGCCGGGATCCTTCAAAGCCTTGTCCGCAAAACTCGCGATCCGCGCGGGTGTTCCGATCATCCCGAGCGGGATCAAAGGCGCCTGGAGAATGATGAAACCGGAAGCCTTTCTCACCGGAAAAGCCTTCGGCTCCAAGATCACTTACAATATCGGAAAGCCCATCTTTCCGGATCAGTTTCCAAAAGAACCTCTCAAAAAAGCGGCGAAGATGGTTACAGAAGAATTGGAGAACCGCGTGAGAAAACTCATCGATTCTCCCGAAAGCTAAATTCAATTTTTTGAATCTATTATAGAAGAATCAATATGGAAACACAAATCTACACTCCCAAATACAAGGTTCGCTTTATCACGGCGGCCTCCCTCTTCGACGGACACGACGCGTCGATCAATATCATGCGGAGAATTCTTCAGGCCTCCGGAGTGGAAGTCATCCACCTCGGGCACAACCGTTCCGTAAAAGAAATCGTGGAGTGTGCGATCCAGGAAGACGCGCAGGGAATCGCAATCACGAGTTATCAAGGCGGTCACGTAGAATATTTCAAATATATGATAGACCTTTTGAAAGAAAAAGGCGCGGGTCATATCAAGGTATTCGGAGGAGGAGGAGGAACCATTCTTCCATCCGAGATCAAAGAACTCGAAGCCTATGGAGTCACGAGAATTTATTCTCCGGACGACGGAAGAGAACTCGGATTGCAAGGAATGATCAACGACCTCATCTCCAAGTCCGACTTCATTCCTCCCCTCACCTTCAACGGAACCCTACACGCATCTCTCAAAGAAAAAAATCCATTAGCAATCGCGCAAACGATCACCTTGGTCGAGAACACTTTTGAAAGAGAAGGATTGGAAAAGTCGGCTCTCACCGAAAAACTTCAGTTTCCTCCTACCTCAAAAAAAGTTCCGATCCTGGGAATCACCGGAACCGGCGGTGCGGGAAAGTCCTCTCTTACGGACGAACTGGTTCGAAGATTCTTAATCGACTTTCCGGATAAAACGATCGCGATCCTTTCCGTGGATCCTTCCAAAAGAAAAACCGGAGGGGCACTTCTTGGGGATAGGATTCGAATGAATTCGATTTCTCACGAAAGGGTTTATATGAGATCCTTCGCTACGAGAGAAGCAAACATTGCGCTTAACAAAAACGTTAAACGAAGCATCGAAGTTTTAAAAAGTGCGGGTTTTGATCTGATCATCGTAGAAACCGCGGGGATCGGTCAGAGCGATTCCGAAATCACCGAGGTCGCCGACGTCTCTCTTTACGTGATGACCCCCGAATACGGAGCCGCTACCCAGCTCGAAAAGATCGACATGATCGACTACGCGGACTTAATCGCGATCAACAAGTTCGACAAACGAGGCGCACTCGACGCGATCCGAGACGTAAAAAAACAATACCAAAGATCCAGACAGTTGTTTCAAGAGAACGTGGATACGATGCCCGTCTTTGGAACCATCGCTTCTCAGTTCAACGATCCGGGAACAAACAGCCTTTATAGCAACGTCATTCACGCGGTTTCCGAAAAGTTAGAACTCGGATGGACGAGCACCTACGGAAAAGAAGCGGGAATGAGCGAAAAGATTTTTATCATTCCTCCGGATCGCGTCCGTTATCTCGCGGAAATCAGAGAAGAATGCAATCGTTACGATCAGATGACCGAAAAGGAATCGACTAAAGCGAGAAAACTCTTTCAACTCGCGGGCGCCCAGGAAGTTCTAAAATCCGCAGGTCAGGACACAAAAATTATAGAATTAGAATATTCTAAAATTGAAAGTTCTCTGAGCGCGGAGGCAAAACAGATTCTCGCGACATGGGAATCCAAACTGAAAAACTATCAGGGAGAAAGTTTTACTTATAAGGTCCGAGACAAAGAGATCAAGGTCGCAAACAAAACGGAATCTCTGAGTCATTTAAAAATTCCAAAGGTGGCGACTCCTAAGTTCAAAGACTGGGGAGAAATTGTTCGTTGGTCGTTTCAAGAAAACTTCCCCGGAGAATTTCCTTACACGGCCGGGGTCTTTCCTTTTAAAAGAACCGGAGAGGATCCGACTCGTATGTTTGCGGGAG
This is a stretch of genomic DNA from Leptospira tipperaryensis. It encodes these proteins:
- a CDS encoding oligosaccharide flippase family protein gives rise to the protein MLKLSGKLKKVSNLLVQFRRSGMFKSSLFVSISKAISSLLNLVFMVYSVNILTKSENGLFQYYAGFLPVLLAIAEFGLPAALVKFLAPVTGDKQKIGVLLSSSMWIKLGALGALALISLIGAVLLRESSIVVALLVLGSFVLSFNSFFESIFICFGNYISLSFWNPLPNLIRLLVLYAADHLSQRALGHLDILAIFTASPLFVLVLFFFVFPRNQLYWSGAKDQVKEMTSTLTSFNGYAFLASIFAMISDRMEIFFLKWYHSQESAAVYGTALQLFSGFVILFSVINSLIYPKLSRLVDSEEFPKFLWKSMLLAVGMAVLLSPGFFLAEWILNLLFRGKYADSIGVFQILYPNYMLQLVFSPLGIALFALGQPRMLAFLALLRLVCGLVLANLLIPEYGPTGAASSYFLGQIVSWLILTGYFLAFFRR
- a CDS encoding lysophospholipid acyltransferase family protein is translated as METQTESDLLESLFLIPRESVKQFLKTLLHLVYSVEVTGLENIPETGGAVLISNHTDNLDVIVQGTSVLRKVIYLGKYELFHPQETVLELLNDPNSPLNTFPLSLMKQTLVVALNALGDMQGKQLMHWGGHPILRAHNVKDAKSAALYYEELENYMVELIQKGELISVYPQGTRVENVEPGSFKALSAKLAIRAGVPIIPSGIKGAWRMMKPEAFLTGKAFGSKITYNIGKPIFPDQFPKEPLKKAAKMVTEELENRVRKLIDSPES
- a CDS encoding LIC11113 family protein; amino-acid sequence: MIREFRKDCTQRSFFSKMFRKKCVLLVWILFFLVLSSGRIPAEPDPTRSAQEEFKLFLKEFQKSPSEFLAISFRRKHNSVPVSPCVFEESSRFEKVIYLTYSCKEEKFPGFIYLGSQWTSWKNNPERISLGEVLKIGKKVYLEVKPSYDLGVEEHSSWDPKKKPNKETHSEKSRPPKDYKDNFGLQYFLSIAKHPAKRSLDSGKEIFFDSSCPLIFLKKDSDFYWDKATYYSFQASCIPSSPYSYIRIKSDFLGKIRLDDKDTDQIQEGAKYLGKLKIHSIEPDKIVWQEAEIYNE
- a CDS encoding S1C family serine protease, which gives rise to MNKITFQNILLLLSILSGSSVSAQNGNSADLKALLDSVVIIRSDTFSEKEEPSGYSEKSINRDAGTGMVIAGNRILTNAHVVSNSSYLKIKHFNSSKFYKASVQYLGFDCDLAILKVEEEEFFNGIEPLEIADSSPALGSNLLILGYPGGDDNITLENGNVSRIERVRYSFTGLDYRKAIRVNANIVPGYSGGPAIQNGKVSGVTFQISQSQGNVAYLIPPEIINHFLKDVEDETYHGFPFPGFSFQNGYSSSLKNYLKIPEGLNGILINTVYPDSSFSDLLKPEDFVYKIDEAYLNDEGGVLDPSGIFIGEMIENKFIGDPVKVFFYRNGKNYKVEGTLKQVPSLNLYRQQGSVTSFLSAGFLFQPVNRALAGGDSRRLESSLRYHYSYYIQDELYRFTDRDIILSGVYPDPLNSKYAGYRYKILESINDRTPSSLEDFKSLWKKFYGGTISLKFRGINLPIVLDQETVDKINVRIKKRFDAEADE
- a CDS encoding ATP-binding response regulator; the protein is MRILFLDDEEVIRDLFREIFGSLHDLTLAGTAEEALEICKNHAFDLIVTDVRLPKMSGIDFISRLRDMGVDTPFIVITGNQDIDVSIRALRLGAVDFFIKPFRMDAIRHSLQKFENLFISSQELISKNHFQLTESRQQFAIKPSLKNLNQYVNLVMRSISLIPGIHTDDILGIKLALYELLGNSIEHGSAGINYEKKSKLLSSDINYFDHVDKICDALNEVVQLEISFENQKIYVSLKDHGAGFDPSKVPDPVTDPNASHLSGRGIFLVRMNVDELIYNEIGNEVRFSKTLKKAIEAKSKVNTG
- a CDS encoding phosphatase PAP2 family protein, producing MSWFQDSFWFGNGFLETLRGTSLDPVLGWTSLLFHHLGGNLFFMILLSSVYIFWDRKLGIRLGVGLLTSGIVNGLAKAFFESPRPLLAWNGPGSLTEFAYGFPSGHVQSSVVIWGLVFLNAKSRPLRWLAGIIILLMPFSRMYAGVHFPGDVLGGFVLGLLGLLSIQLLFRYVPEIEASHPFPGQNLSNTKTFSLIIVVVTLPSVLLHSDRIGIEKAKSYEQVISACGALAGFAIGILISKYHSLDWKPMKTLDESLKRAGILIVGVLLFYFLPGYLVQKLLPENPVARYLRYGIVSSYIGFFSVYLLSLWREKTDFKK
- a CDS encoding S1C family serine protease; the encoded protein is MMVSKSLFLFLRGGILLLLFLSPFFGGPLRSETILVHFRKFSHQNPWQKGTHYEKKVPAIIANSDFILALLPPGELPLFSEMNPETAPGTRLYIFKHDPETGLALFSHRGKFSGKRRVHPNFAGAHQAGCSHFFPKLEWANPDFSNSILRMSKHQREESSERKFLYSKNIICGYSDGRWNVPAEYLSYFLHSPSSNPITHPGFYFDDALTVPEKNFYFPDSSYGIVVSEVLPGIGPVHNLFPGDAIYSINGQGFSSPPSRQEIYSRILSHNHHHSPPGTQVTLGVFRAGKRREISYGLKPYSEEFFFIPSKSGTKPPSYLISGGLFFTELTGAYLKESGDKYRENSDKKLLYLYESYNKKSHPEKNRLVFISRVFPDAENQGFHDFQDQILESVNDKRVRSLTDLKEILNESKDEYVVFRFSGNRIATFQKEQLRTLNQKIISNYNLDKLNNLD